The following DNA comes from Oceanispirochaeta sp. M1.
TCATCGACAGGAGGAGAATCAGAAGGACTGACCACTTGATTAGCTGAATCGTATGTTTCTGTTGAAACGGAAAAAGTGTACCAGGTCATGGGCAGCCCGGAGAAGGAACCATCAGAACCAATAAGAGTATTACCTTCAATAAATGAGTCCAGAGGAATTCCTTCATCCCTGACAATGACAGAACCATTATTCATCCAGCTCAATGCGGCAACTTCAGACTTGGAGTTGTAGCTCAGCTCCAGAAATACAGCTTCATTGGACTGAATGGAATCAATAGGCAGGTAGGATTGGAATAAGTGAGAATATGATTTGAACTCGGCGAGGAATTCAGCCGTCTCGGCAAGATAACGGACAGAAAAATGATTATATTCATCACCGGTCCGGAAGATATTGTATTCCCCCGTTTCGGGGAGTTCTGTATAGGAGAAGGCCATGGCCATCAAAAAATCTTCGGAAGACCCGTCGGCATAAAGAGGCAGGGCATAATCTGTAAAAAGCAGTCCATCATTTTCTGAGAAAGAGATTCCTGAAAATCCTCCCAGACTCGAAGGAAGAGGATCTCCAATCAATTCTGGAACATCAGAGGGATTCATTCTGTTACTGAGATCATCTTTGAACTCAATAAAATAGAGATAGGTTCTGTCTTCAATAAATTTCCAGGGGACATCGTCACCTTCCCCGGAAGTCACAAAGAGATCCGAATGTCTGTAGATAGAACTTATATGCCTATCCTGGGGAGAGACAGGAAAAACCTCAACTCTCAGTGAATAAACACCGCCTTCTTCAGGAACAGAAAAACTGCAGGTAGTACCTATTTTGGATAAGAATCCTTCCAGCAGTACTTCACCGGCCAGAGTCCATCTAAGCCAGGGGTCTGAATCCACTGGAGAAGTCAGTATAATTCTGGCACTGATTATGTCACCGGCTTTTATTCCGGGAGGGTAAGTCTCAAGACTGCTGATATTGTATATTCCACCGGCAAGAAAGAAGTAGCGTTGATCCTGAAAAAGCTGGATATCTCCGTCCATAACAGTGAAACGTAGATAATAGATACCATCTTCCAGATCTGCAGGAAGATCCATAGGCATCCCGATACCCTTGAGCATCTCAGGTTCTACTTCGGCAGAAGCAATCTCCATACCTGCTGCATCCTCCAGGACAATGTGAACAAGTTTGGCTCTGCTCCCTATTTCAGTAAAAACAATATTAACTGATGATCCGGGTTCAAGGAATGCTCCATCTTCCACTGATTCCAGGCTATAGTCCTCAACTGAATTCAAGAGGACGTTACTCTCCTGAGAACAGGAAAAAAACATGAGAAAAAGTAGAAAAATTGAATATTTCAGAACCTTGCTGAGCACAGAACCCTCCATACTCTATTTTAACACAGAGTATGGATATAAACACAGATTCCTTGAATAGTTTTAAGGGGATTTAACCAAAAAACACGGTTTTCAGTCTTCTGACCAGGTTTCTACCAGTGCAAGGACCACATTTACGGCTTTTTCCATGGATTTAAGAGGAACCCATTCACGTACGCTATGGAAATTAAATCCCCCTGCAAAAATATTGGGTGTAGGAACTCCCATGGCTGTCAGCTTGGAACCATCGGTCCCTCCACGGATAGGTTTTAAAAGAGGAACAACATCAGCTTTCTCATAAGCCTTGAGCATCAGTGGCTCCAGCTCAGGATACTTATCCAACTCCTGTTTCATATTTTTATACTGCTGTTTCTCGACGAGAGTGACCTTCCCGCCGGGAAAAGATGCCTCAACGGCGCCTGCGAACTGCCTGACCGCCTCAAGACGTCTCTGAGCACCATCTGCCTCAAAGTCTCTGATCATGACAGAAACTTTCGCTTTATCCAGAGTTCCTTCAATGGAATTGGGCCAGTAATTACCATAACGCCCGTCAGTGGCTTCAGGACTCTCACTTCTGGGAAGCAGGGATACAAACTGAGTGGCCATGGTGATGGCATTTACAAGCTTGCCTCTGGCATATCCCGGATGGATAACACTTCCCTGAAATTCCAGATCCACTCTCCAGGCGTTATAGCATTCCAGCTCCAGCTCGCCCTCTCTTCCCCCGTCCAGAGTGAAGCAGAATCTGGACTTCAGTTCCTTAACAGGAAACTTATCCATACCGCAGCCGGTCTCTTCATCAGGTGTAAATATGATTTCAAGAGGTCCGTGCAGAATCTCAGGGCTCTTCATCAGGATTTCCACAGCAGTCATGATCTCAGCGACACCCGCCTTATCATCCGCTCCGAGAAGAGTAGTACCATCACTGCTGATCAGAGTCTCTCCC
Coding sequences within:
- the pepT gene encoding peptidase T — protein: MNLSKDSIQNLVQDKFLRYVKIWTTSEPELASAKTPSTPGQWDLLKLLVQELNDLGVSDVTLSDLGYLIGRIPARGKENTPYLGFMAHVDTASDAPGKDVKPRIHTNWQGDVIQLENSVTLDPESISDMKDFVGETLISSDGTTLLGADDKAGVAEIMTAVEILMKSPEILHGPLEIIFTPDEETGCGMDKFPVKELKSRFCFTLDGGREGELELECYNAWRVDLEFQGSVIHPGYARGKLVNAITMATQFVSLLPRSESPEATDGRYGNYWPNSIEGTLDKAKVSVMIRDFEADGAQRRLEAVRQFAGAVEASFPGGKVTLVEKQQYKNMKQELDKYPELEPLMLKAYEKADVVPLLKPIRGGTDGSKLTAMGVPTPNIFAGGFNFHSVREWVPLKSMEKAVNVVLALVETWSED